One segment of Fuscovulum ytuae DNA contains the following:
- the phnG gene encoding phosphonate C-P lyase system protein PhnG — MARPEWLGLLARSRPAHLAALMPDPLPDHHLLRAPEIGAVMLRGRAGATGSPFNLGEMTVTRCSIRLRCGTVGHGYVQSRDRAHALRAAALDALLQTDAGKDLQNTILAPLTQAEAEARQTRAAKAAATKVEFFTLVRGEDA, encoded by the coding sequence ATGGCCCGCCCCGAATGGCTTGGCCTGCTCGCCCGGTCCAGACCCGCACATCTGGCCGCGCTGATGCCCGACCCCCTGCCCGACCACCATCTTTTGCGCGCCCCCGAAATCGGTGCCGTGATGCTGCGTGGCCGGGCAGGGGCAACCGGTTCCCCCTTCAATCTGGGCGAGATGACGGTGACGCGCTGCTCAATCCGCCTGCGCTGCGGGACGGTGGGGCATGGTTATGTGCAGAGCCGCGATAGGGCGCATGCCCTGCGCGCCGCCGCGCTTGATGCGCTGCTGCAAACGGATGCGGGGAAGGATCTGCAAAACACCATCCTCGCCCCTCTGACTCAGGCAGAGGCAGAGGCTCGGCAGACCCGTGCCGCCAAGGCCGCCGCCACCAAGGTGGAATTCTTCACTCTCGTTCGCGGAGAAGATGCATGA
- the phnH gene encoding phosphonate C-P lyase system protein PhnH, with the protein MIAPDTLSGGLADPATDAARAFRACLTALSRPGTIVPLTGAQPPAPLSVAAGTLLLTLLDRTTSVFLAPSHDTPTLRDWITFHCGAPFAAAEEATFALGTWAALDPVTRFAIGQPDYPDRACTLIVECDALSHDGPRLSGPGIKGSVRLSLPETAAFRANRALFPLGFDTFLTAGDLIAGLPRSTIVGDA; encoded by the coding sequence ATGATTGCCCCCGATACCCTGTCCGGTGGCCTTGCCGATCCGGCGACAGATGCCGCCCGCGCCTTCCGTGCCTGCCTCACGGCGCTGTCGCGCCCCGGCACCATCGTGCCGCTGACTGGTGCGCAACCGCCCGCGCCGCTTTCTGTCGCGGCGGGCACGCTTCTCCTAACGCTGCTTGACCGAACGACCTCTGTCTTCCTCGCCCCGTCGCATGACACGCCAACCTTGCGTGACTGGATCACCTTCCACTGCGGCGCGCCTTTCGCAGCGGCAGAGGAGGCGACCTTCGCCCTCGGCACCTGGGCCGCACTTGACCCCGTCACACGCTTCGCCATCGGCCAGCCGGACTATCCAGACCGCGCCTGCACCCTGATCGTAGAATGCGACGCGCTCAGCCATGATGGCCCGCGCCTCTCCGGCCCCGGTATAAAAGGCAGCGTGCGCCTCTCCCTGCCCGAAACCGCAGCCTTCCGGGCCAATCGTGCGCTCTTCCCCCTTGGATTTGACACTTTTCTCACCGCTGGCGACCTGATCGCCGGCTTGCCCCGATCCACCATCGTAGGGGATGCCTGA